In the Sediminibacter sp. Hel_I_10 genome, one interval contains:
- a CDS encoding O-methyltransferase has protein sequence MYQIIQYIKFLRAATNQHGVHSPFVYNLVTKCFYDRKRHKAYPQLKAYRAALLQTKTSIDITDFGSGSKVFKSSKRSISKMAKTAGTSLKRAKLAYRLAGYFKPSETLELGTSLGIATHALALGHDTSKVTSVEGCPQTHAVAKQQLDNFQIKNVTLINDTFETSLPKLKEKRFDLMFIDGHHNGAATLHYFEELLTTAHNDSLFIFDDIYWSKDMTNAWERIKNHPKVSVTLDTFFWGFVFFRKEQAKEHFKIRV, from the coding sequence GTGTACCAGATCATTCAATACATAAAATTCTTGCGCGCTGCCACCAATCAACATGGGGTGCACTCCCCTTTTGTGTATAATTTGGTCACCAAGTGCTTTTATGACCGTAAAAGACACAAGGCTTATCCACAACTCAAGGCTTATAGAGCGGCATTGTTACAAACAAAGACCAGCATAGACATTACAGACTTTGGTTCTGGTTCCAAAGTCTTCAAGTCTTCTAAAAGGTCCATTTCCAAAATGGCAAAAACGGCGGGAACGTCCTTAAAACGTGCCAAATTAGCCTATAGACTAGCTGGTTATTTTAAGCCTTCGGAAACTTTAGAGCTGGGCACCTCCTTAGGGATTGCAACTCATGCCCTAGCTTTAGGTCATGATACCAGTAAGGTCACCTCTGTTGAAGGCTGCCCACAAACACATGCCGTTGCCAAACAACAGCTTGACAACTTCCAAATTAAAAATGTGACGCTTATCAATGATACTTTTGAAACCAGCCTTCCGAAGTTAAAAGAAAAGCGCTTTGATCTTATGTTTATAGACGGACATCACAACGGTGCAGCAACCTTGCACTATTTTGAAGAGCTCCTCACAACCGCTCATAATGACAGCCTTTTTATTTTTGACGATATTTATTGGTCTAAAGACATGACCAATGCTTGGGAACGCATCAAAAACCATCCAAAGGTTAGCGTCACCTTAGATACGTTTTTTTGGGGTTTTGTTTTCTTCAGAAAAGAGCAAGCCAAAGAACATTTTAAAATTAGAGTGTAA
- a CDS encoding DUF2795 domain-containing protein has product MYWTLELASYLSDAPWPATKDELIDYAIRTGAPLEVVENLQAIEDEGDSYDSIEEIWSDYPTDEDYLWNEDEY; this is encoded by the coding sequence ATGTATTGGACATTAGAACTGGCATCTTATTTAAGCGATGCACCTTGGCCGGCTACTAAAGACGAATTAATTGACTACGCTATTAGAACAGGTGCCCCTTTAGAGGTGGTTGAAAACTTGCAGGCGATAGAAGATGAAGGCGATTCTTACGATTCCATTGAGGAAATTTGGTCCGATTATCCAACAGATGAAGACTATCTGTGGAATGAAGATGAATATTAA
- a CDS encoding polysaccharide biosynthesis tyrosine autokinase, with the protein MSEFEHQDHDQAEPGGTSFDFRGYLFKVLNLWKFVLVCIGVALIVAYLINVRKQSVYRLSSLINVESDQNPFFTANTSISFNWGGVSGKTGKVMTTVKTRTHNELVMDSLKYYMEYLREGKYRLEDIYKNAPFELQLDNSKGQMLGTPIGIEFLSNDRFELFVEFESEGIQTQRYGDKLKAAAKVPLGLFRQAFSIGEPINLPFFNGMIIPRIGKSPKKGDIYFFRFLNFDSVVNQYQNGMIINPFSGNASSVLQLSLSGNNKSKIVDYLNATTAILSSTELERKNLYATNTIKFIDSSLNAVNDDLKDVTDEMNSFRKENQLFDVTAEMTMITEKLRGFDVRKEEEEMKLNYLNFLENYLRTKTDYTKIAAPTSVGIDENNIISSVAKIQALATERQAKEYTVQEGNLIFKDIDRQIDAEKNVLLETINTTKQTIGLNLNSLNKTIARLEADLNDLPEDQQQYLKIQRKLNMSQEAYNVYLTKRGEAAIVKAANVSDITSIDEAKDIGGGRIGPNHSLNYMMALMIGFFSPMFLIFVVFLLDNTIHGSDEVERLSNIPILGLIGKYNYKNNLVVFEKPKSAVAESFRAIRSSLQFLYKKQGEGNLGKTLMITSSVSGEGKTFTSINIATVYALSGKKTILLGLDLRKPKIFGDFEITNDLGMVNYLIGESSLEEIRTNTQIANLDVIPSGPVPPNPSELLMSDQLKELITQLRQTYDMIVLDTPPLGLVTDALELTQYADATIFMVRLDYTKKGMLSLINAKHRVGEVKNISFVLNFYKHKTNHNYGYGYGYGYGYGYGYGVYGNAYHEGDGKRSIFRRLKRFFREQI; encoded by the coding sequence ATGTCAGAATTTGAACATCAAGATCATGATCAGGCCGAACCAGGAGGAACGAGCTTCGATTTTAGAGGCTATCTCTTCAAAGTCTTAAATCTTTGGAAGTTTGTCTTGGTATGCATTGGTGTGGCCCTCATTGTTGCATATTTGATAAATGTGAGAAAACAGAGCGTTTACAGATTAAGCTCCCTGATTAATGTAGAAAGTGATCAAAATCCATTTTTTACCGCAAATACCAGTATTTCCTTTAATTGGGGTGGGGTATCTGGTAAAACGGGCAAGGTGATGACGACGGTAAAAACCCGTACCCATAATGAATTGGTGATGGACTCCTTAAAGTATTATATGGAATACTTAAGAGAAGGCAAATACCGCCTAGAGGACATCTATAAAAATGCCCCCTTTGAGCTGCAATTAGACAATAGCAAAGGTCAAATGCTGGGCACACCAATAGGTATTGAGTTCTTGAGTAATGATCGTTTCGAATTGTTTGTAGAGTTTGAGTCTGAGGGAATTCAAACTCAACGTTATGGTGACAAGTTAAAAGCTGCAGCAAAAGTGCCTCTTGGTTTGTTTAGGCAAGCGTTTTCCATCGGGGAGCCCATCAATCTGCCTTTTTTTAATGGGATGATTATACCACGTATTGGTAAATCTCCAAAAAAGGGAGATATCTACTTTTTTAGATTTCTTAATTTTGATTCGGTGGTTAATCAATATCAAAACGGGATGATTATCAATCCCTTTTCCGGTAATGCATCCTCAGTACTGCAGTTAAGTTTGTCTGGAAATAATAAATCCAAAATTGTAGATTATCTAAATGCTACCACGGCGATTTTAAGTAGTACAGAGTTAGAGCGTAAAAACTTGTACGCTACAAATACCATTAAATTTATTGACAGTAGCTTAAATGCTGTTAACGATGACTTAAAGGATGTTACGGACGAAATGAACAGTTTTAGAAAGGAAAACCAGCTGTTTGACGTCACTGCTGAAATGACCATGATCACCGAAAAGCTGAGAGGGTTTGATGTACGAAAGGAAGAAGAGGAGATGAAACTCAATTATCTTAATTTCCTAGAAAATTATCTTCGAACCAAAACCGACTACACCAAAATTGCAGCACCTACATCTGTAGGGATAGATGAAAATAATATCATCTCGAGCGTTGCTAAAATACAGGCTTTGGCTACTGAACGACAGGCAAAGGAATATACGGTACAAGAAGGAAATTTGATTTTTAAGGATATTGATCGCCAAATTGATGCTGAAAAAAATGTGCTGTTAGAAACCATCAATACCACTAAGCAAACTATTGGTCTTAATTTAAACTCGCTTAATAAAACCATTGCCCGATTAGAGGCTGATCTCAATGACCTTCCTGAAGATCAACAACAATATTTAAAGATTCAACGGAAGTTGAATATGAGTCAAGAAGCTTACAATGTCTATCTTACCAAACGTGGTGAGGCGGCTATTGTAAAGGCGGCAAACGTTTCGGATATTACCTCTATTGATGAGGCTAAGGATATTGGGGGTGGTCGCATAGGACCAAATCATAGTTTGAACTATATGATGGCTTTGATGATTGGTTTTTTTAGTCCCATGTTCTTAATTTTTGTGGTGTTTTTGTTAGATAATACCATTCATGGTTCTGACGAGGTGGAACGTTTGTCTAACATTCCCATCCTAGGTTTGATTGGAAAGTACAATTACAAAAACAACCTAGTGGTTTTTGAAAAGCCAAAGTCTGCCGTGGCGGAGTCTTTTAGGGCCATCCGATCTAGTTTACAGTTTTTGTATAAAAAACAGGGGGAAGGTAATCTCGGTAAAACTTTGATGATTACCTCTTCGGTGAGTGGGGAAGGGAAGACCTTTACCTCTATTAATATTGCTACAGTATATGCCCTAAGCGGTAAAAAAACCATTTTATTGGGTCTGGATTTAAGAAAACCAAAAATCTTTGGTGATTTTGAGATCACTAATGATTTGGGAATGGTCAATTATTTGATCGGGGAAAGCAGCTTGGAGGAGATTAGAACCAATACTCAAATAGCCAATCTCGATGTAATTCCATCAGGTCCTGTACCGCCAAATCCTTCAGAATTATTAATGTCTGATCAATTAAAAGAACTCATCACTCAATTACGTCAAACCTATGACATGATTGTTTTGGATACCCCACCTTTGGGCTTGGTGACCGATGCACTGGAATTAACCCAGTACGCAGACGCTACCATTTTTATGGTACGTTTGGATTATACCAAGAAGGGGATGCTCTCTTTAATTAACGCAAAACACCGTGTTGGTGAGGTCAAAAACATCAGTTTTGTTCTAAACTTTTACAAACACAAGACCAACCATAATTATGGCTATGGCTATGGCTACGGCTATGGTTACGGTTATGGTTATGGGGTCTATGGGAACGCCTATCATGAGGGTGACGGAAAACGATCCATCTTTAGGCGTTTGAAACGCTTCTTTAGAGAGCAGATTTAA
- a CDS encoding ABC transporter ATP-binding protein: MGNVIEIRNIIRNFQLGQETVHVLKGIDLDIKTGEYVAIMGPSGSGKSTLMNLLGCLDTPTSGSYILNGKDVSQMGDDDLADIRNTDIGFVFQTFNLLPRTTALDNVALPMVYAGKSKAERVKRAQEVLTDVGLADRMDHKPNQLSGGQRQRVAVGRALVNKPSIILADEPTGNLDSKTGFEIMNLFDEIHKAGNTVIMVTHEEDIAAHAKRVIRLRDGIIESDTYN, from the coding sequence ATGGGCAACGTCATAGAAATTAGAAACATCATCCGTAATTTTCAACTCGGGCAAGAGACCGTGCACGTTTTAAAAGGGATAGACCTCGATATCAAGACCGGCGAATATGTGGCCATTATGGGACCTTCAGGCTCTGGAAAATCTACCTTGATGAACTTACTGGGCTGCTTAGACACCCCAACTTCTGGCTCTTATATTTTAAACGGTAAGGATGTGAGCCAAATGGGCGATGATGATTTGGCCGATATTAGAAATACCGATATTGGTTTTGTATTTCAAACCTTTAACCTCTTACCAAGAACTACCGCTTTAGACAACGTGGCCCTACCGATGGTCTATGCCGGAAAATCTAAAGCAGAACGGGTCAAACGCGCCCAAGAAGTGCTTACCGATGTGGGTCTTGCAGACCGTATGGACCATAAGCCCAACCAACTTTCTGGTGGCCAACGCCAGCGTGTTGCCGTAGGTAGAGCCTTAGTTAACAAACCGTCTATTATTTTGGCCGATGAGCCCACAGGAAATCTCGATTCTAAAACGGGCTTTGAAATCATGAACCTCTTTGATGAGATTCATAAAGCAGGCAACACCGTCATTATGGTGACACACGAAGAAGACATTGCCGCACATGCCAAGCGGGTCATTAGATTGCGAGATGGCATTATTGAAAGTGATACCTACAACTAA
- a CDS encoding polysaccharide biosynthesis/export family protein: protein MNRILLIIGLILCMISTSCIPHKDIVYLQEKNTTTDSLQVMVEQPKPYRVQINDILNIRIKVLDQDDVTIFNPIGEGNLSASAAERAYFDGFTVDLHGMIRIPELGELNVLGFTTEAIEKRIKAKLLEEQFKETANIFITVKLAGLRYTAMGEVGSPGSQVLFQDRVNIFQAIANVGEIPVTGDRKQVKIIRQYPQGQQIHMLDLTDINVMQSPYYYIQPNDMIYVMPLKEKTYGTGITGIDTFRTAVTILSFLGTTILLIDRL from the coding sequence ATGAATAGAATTTTACTGATTATAGGATTGATATTGTGTATGATATCAACCTCCTGTATTCCCCACAAAGACATTGTCTATCTTCAAGAAAAAAACACGACAACAGATTCTTTACAAGTTATGGTAGAGCAGCCAAAGCCCTACCGTGTACAAATTAATGATATTCTCAATATTAGAATCAAAGTCTTGGATCAAGATGATGTGACTATTTTTAATCCTATAGGTGAGGGTAATTTGAGCGCAAGTGCTGCTGAAAGGGCTTATTTTGACGGTTTTACGGTTGATTTGCATGGTATGATAAGAATCCCTGAACTTGGGGAGTTGAATGTGTTGGGATTTACTACTGAGGCTATAGAAAAAAGGATTAAAGCCAAGCTTTTAGAAGAGCAGTTTAAGGAAACGGCCAATATCTTTATCACCGTTAAATTGGCGGGTTTACGTTACACGGCTATGGGTGAAGTGGGCAGTCCTGGGAGTCAGGTTTTATTTCAAGACCGGGTGAATATCTTTCAAGCCATCGCCAATGTAGGAGAGATCCCCGTTACGGGAGATCGGAAGCAGGTCAAGATTATTAGGCAGTATCCCCAAGGACAACAAATTCATATGTTGGATTTAACCGATATTAACGTCATGCAATCCCCCTATTATTACATCCAGCCCAATGATATGATTTATGTAATGCCTTTAAAAGAAAAAACCTATGGTACAGGGATTACTGGTATCGATACGTTTAGAACTGCAGTTACTATTCTAAGTTTCTTGGGAACTACCATTTTGCTAATCGACCGTTTATAG
- a CDS encoding cob(I)yrinic acid a,c-diamide adenosyltransferase has translation MKIYTRTGDKGTTALFGGTRVPKHHIRIESYGTVDELNSHLGLIRDQEINDHHKQVLMNIQNKLFTVGAILATDPEKSTLKNGKERLNIPKISEEDITQLETEMDAMDAKLPQMTHFVLPGGHQTVSFCHIARCVCRRAERLASALNDLEPFQPESLTYLNRLSDYLFVLARMLTQELNAEEVKWIPEKQD, from the coding sequence ATGAAAATTTATACAAGAACAGGAGATAAAGGCACCACCGCTTTATTTGGTGGAACCCGTGTGCCTAAGCACCATATAAGAATTGAAAGTTACGGCACCGTAGATGAGCTCAACTCTCATCTGGGTTTGATTAGAGACCAAGAGATCAACGACCACCACAAACAGGTTTTGATGAATATTCAAAACAAATTATTTACTGTGGGCGCCATTCTTGCGACAGATCCTGAAAAGTCAACCCTTAAAAACGGTAAAGAACGGTTGAACATCCCTAAAATTTCCGAAGAAGATATTACCCAATTGGAAACTGAAATGGATGCCATGGATGCCAAACTTCCACAGATGACACATTTTGTATTGCCTGGCGGACATCAAACCGTGTCATTCTGTCACATCGCCCGCTGTGTCTGCAGACGTGCTGAACGTTTAGCAAGTGCTCTTAATGATCTTGAGCCATTTCAACCCGAAAGTTTAACCTATCTCAACCGACTTTCTGACTACCTCTTTGTGTTGGCACGAATGTTGACCCAAGAGTTAAACGCTGAAGAGGTAAAATGGATCCCTGAGAAGCAGGATTAA
- a CDS encoding ABC-F family ATP-binding cassette domain-containing protein has protein sequence MNYVNVENISKSYGELELFQDLSFSIHKDDKIAFVAKNGSGKTSILNILSGDDTPDTGQIVMRNGLRVSFLSQSPEFNPELTIEQAIFDGDMPILKIIESYEKALLNPEDTENYQKAFELMDLHNAWEFEVRFKQILFQLQLEHLDQKIKTMSGGQIKRLALAQALISNPDLLVLDEPTNHLDLEMIEWLEQYFAKSQFTLFMVTHDRYFLERVCNEIIELDQGQLYTYKGNYSYYLEQKESRISQEQVETGKAKQLFKKELDWMRRQPKARTTKSKSRIDDFTDIKKRAHQRRKDHTIQLEINMERLGSKTVEFHNVSKSFKDKVILDGFNYNFKRGERIGIIGKNGTGKSTFLNMLTNSMEPDGGKIVLGETVKFGYYTQGGIKVKPQQKVIDVIKAYGEFIPLAKGRQISAKQLLERFLFDGKKQHDFVEKLSGGEQKRLYLCTVLIQNPNFLILDEPTNDLDIITLNILEDFLLDFPGCLLVVSHDRYFMDKIVDHLFVFKGDGEVQDFPGNYSDYRDYAADLPSETETNQTETSSTESQEQKNQAEKLSYNEQKEYKNLESKIRSLELDKKAMEAKFTDASLSQDQINALSQKLQVIIDDIAEKEARWFELAEKLGL, from the coding sequence TTGAACTACGTCAACGTCGAAAACATCTCAAAATCTTATGGAGAGCTAGAACTCTTTCAAGATCTTTCCTTTAGCATCCACAAAGATGATAAGATTGCTTTTGTTGCAAAAAATGGCAGCGGAAAAACCTCAATCCTAAACATACTCTCTGGAGATGACACCCCAGATACGGGACAGATCGTTATGCGTAACGGCCTTCGCGTCTCCTTTTTGTCACAATCACCAGAGTTCAACCCCGAGTTAACTATTGAGCAAGCCATTTTTGATGGTGATATGCCCATTCTTAAGATCATTGAGAGCTATGAAAAAGCACTCCTTAATCCTGAGGATACCGAAAATTACCAAAAGGCCTTTGAACTTATGGACCTGCACAATGCTTGGGAATTTGAAGTGCGCTTCAAGCAAATTCTCTTTCAGTTGCAATTGGAACACCTCGATCAAAAGATCAAGACCATGTCTGGCGGACAAATAAAACGCCTCGCTCTGGCCCAAGCACTCATTAGCAATCCCGACCTCTTGGTACTTGATGAACCTACCAACCACTTAGATCTCGAAATGATTGAGTGGCTAGAGCAATACTTCGCCAAGTCGCAATTCACATTATTTATGGTAACACACGACCGTTATTTTTTAGAGCGCGTGTGCAACGAAATTATAGAATTAGACCAAGGCCAACTTTATACCTATAAAGGCAATTACTCTTACTATCTGGAACAAAAAGAGAGCCGAATTTCCCAAGAACAGGTAGAGACGGGTAAAGCCAAACAACTCTTTAAAAAAGAGCTGGACTGGATGCGTCGCCAACCAAAGGCGCGTACCACCAAGTCAAAGTCTCGTATTGATGACTTTACAGACATTAAAAAACGGGCACACCAACGCCGAAAGGATCATACCATTCAGCTAGAAATCAATATGGAACGTTTGGGCAGTAAAACTGTGGAGTTTCATAATGTCTCTAAATCCTTTAAAGATAAAGTGATCTTAGATGGCTTTAATTACAACTTTAAGCGTGGCGAACGGATCGGTATCATTGGAAAAAACGGCACCGGAAAATCCACCTTCCTCAATATGTTAACCAATAGCATGGAACCTGATGGCGGCAAGATCGTACTCGGAGAAACAGTAAAGTTTGGTTATTATACCCAAGGGGGCATCAAGGTGAAGCCACAACAAAAGGTGATTGATGTGATCAAAGCTTATGGTGAATTCATTCCATTGGCCAAAGGCCGACAAATTAGTGCCAAGCAACTTTTGGAACGTTTTTTATTTGACGGAAAAAAGCAGCATGACTTTGTAGAAAAATTGAGTGGAGGTGAACAAAAGCGTTTGTACCTCTGTACCGTCTTGATTCAAAACCCTAACTTTTTGATTTTAGATGAGCCTACAAACGATTTAGACATCATTACCTTAAACATTCTGGAGGATTTTCTTTTAGACTTCCCAGGTTGTTTATTAGTGGTATCACACGATCGTTATTTCATGGATAAAATTGTAGATCACCTATTCGTTTTCAAAGGAGATGGTGAAGTACAGGATTTCCCCGGAAATTACTCCGACTATAGGGATTATGCGGCAGATTTACCTTCGGAAACTGAAACAAACCAGACCGAGACGTCTTCAACCGAAAGCCAAGAACAAAAAAACCAAGCCGAAAAATTATCTTATAACGAACAAAAGGAATACAAAAATCTTGAAAGCAAAATCAGGTCTTTAGAACTGGATAAAAAAGCCATGGAGGCCAAGTTTACAGATGCTTCATTGTCTCAAGACCAAATCAATGCGCTTTCCCAAAAACTGCAAGTTATTATTGACGACATTGCAGAGAAGGAAGCACGCTGGTTTGAACTCGCAGAAAAGTTGGGCTTATAA